In one Mucilaginibacter sp. PAMB04168 genomic region, the following are encoded:
- the secY gene encoding preprotein translocase subunit SecY translates to MKNFFTTLSNIWKIEDLRVRITNTLLFLLIYRVGSYVALPGVDANVLNNQAAKEGLLGLLNMFAGGSFSRASIFALGVMPYISASIVVQLLGIAVPYFAKLQKEGESGRSKINQWTRYLTIGITMAQAVPYVRSQITPNAISPVIGMTMFTISTVCVLTAGTLFVMWLGEKITDKGIGNGISLIIMVGIIAQLPSAIIDEFSSRVSGANASGGPLVFIVEILALIGVIMFTILVVQGTRKIAVQYAKRIVGNKQYGGVRQYIPLKVNAAGVMPIIFAQALMFIPATISSFFPNIASNGILISLSSYTSWLHNIVFAVLIILFTYFYTAITVNPKQMSDDMKKNGGFIPGVAPGNATSDFIDAVISRITLPGSIFLAIIAIMPALASIFHVNSQFARFFGGTSLIILVGVVLDTLQQIESHLLMRHYDGLMKTGRVKGRTAIPTAAGTVPPAI, encoded by the coding sequence ATGAAAAATTTTTTCACCACATTATCCAATATTTGGAAAATTGAAGATTTAAGAGTGCGTATCACAAACACACTCTTATTTCTTTTAATATATCGTGTAGGTTCATACGTGGCCTTACCCGGTGTTGATGCTAACGTTTTAAACAATCAGGCTGCTAAAGAAGGTCTGCTTGGCTTACTGAATATGTTTGCCGGCGGTTCTTTCTCTCGTGCGTCTATATTTGCATTAGGTGTAATGCCTTACATTTCTGCATCTATTGTGGTGCAGTTATTAGGTATTGCGGTACCTTACTTTGCTAAATTGCAAAAGGAAGGTGAAAGCGGCCGTAGCAAAATTAACCAGTGGACCCGTTACCTGACCATTGGTATCACCATGGCCCAGGCGGTACCTTACGTACGTTCGCAAATCACACCTAACGCAATCAGCCCTGTTATCGGGATGACCATGTTTACCATCAGCACTGTTTGCGTTTTAACCGCAGGTACTTTGTTTGTGATGTGGTTAGGTGAAAAAATTACAGACAAAGGTATTGGCAACGGTATTTCTTTAATCATTATGGTGGGTATCATTGCGCAGTTGCCATCAGCTATCATCGATGAATTCAGTTCACGTGTAAGCGGTGCAAACGCATCAGGCGGCCCATTGGTGTTTATTGTAGAAATATTAGCCCTTATCGGTGTTATTATGTTTACTATACTGGTGGTACAAGGTACACGTAAAATTGCGGTGCAGTATGCTAAACGTATCGTAGGTAACAAACAATACGGCGGCGTACGTCAGTATATTCCTCTAAAGGTAAATGCAGCGGGTGTAATGCCAATCATTTTTGCTCAGGCTTTGATGTTTATTCCGGCAACTATATCTTCGTTCTTCCCTAACATTGCTTCAAACGGTATATTGATATCTTTATCAAGCTATACCTCGTGGTTGCACAATATCGTATTTGCTGTATTGATTATTTTATTCACATACTTCTATACGGCTATTACGGTGAACCCTAAGCAAATGTCGGACGACATGAAAAAGAATGGTGGATTCATTCCGGGTGTTGCACCTGGTAATGCAACCTCCGACTTTATTGATGCTGTTATTTCACGCATTACATTGCCTGGCTCTATCTTTTTGGCAATCATTGCCATTATGCCTGCTTTGGCGAGTATATTCCATGTGAACAGCCAATTTGCCCGCTTCTTCGGTGGTACATCACTGATCATTTTAGTAGGTGTGGTGCTGGATACTTTGCAGCAAATAGAAAGTCATTTGTTGATGCGTCATTATGATGGCTTAATGAAAACCGGAAGAGTAAAAGGACGTACGGCTATACCAACCGCAGCAGGTACTGTTCCACCGGCTATCTAA
- the rplO gene encoding 50S ribosomal protein L15, protein MNLSNLKPAEGSTKNRKRIGRGTGSGRGGTSTRGHKGAGSRSGTSTKVGFEGGQMPLQRRVPKVGFKNPNRVEYNGINLDTLQQLADTYSVSTINFDTLKEHGLVSRNDLVKILGRGTLTAKVDVQAHAFSATAQKAIEAAGGSIVKL, encoded by the coding sequence ATGAATTTAAGTAATCTTAAACCTGCAGAAGGTTCTACTAAAAATAGAAAAAGAATAGGCCGTGGTACTGGTTCAGGCCGTGGCGGTACATCAACCCGTGGTCATAAAGGCGCCGGTTCACGTTCAGGTACATCAACCAAGGTTGGTTTTGAAGGTGGCCAGATGCCCTTACAGCGCCGCGTACCTAAGGTAGGTTTTAAAAACCCTAACCGTGTTGAGTACAACGGTATCAACTTGGATACATTACAACAATTAGCTGATACTTATTCGGTGTCAACTATTAACTTTGATACATTAAAAGAGCACGGTTTAGTGTCAAGGAACGATCTGGTTAAAATCTTAGGTCGTGGTACACTGACAGCTAAAGTTGATGTTCAGGCACATGCATTTTCTGCTACTGCACAAAAAGCCATTGAAGCAGCCGGCGGTTCAATTGTTAAGTTGTAA
- the rpmD gene encoding 50S ribosomal protein L30, with the protein MAKIKITQIKSVIDRSERQKKTVEALGLKKINHSVEVEANPAIIGMIRKVNHLVAVENI; encoded by the coding sequence ATGGCAAAAATCAAAATAACTCAGATTAAAAGCGTGATCGATAGAAGTGAGCGCCAGAAAAAAACTGTTGAGGCGTTAGGTTTAAAGAAAATTAACCATAGCGTTGAAGTTGAAGCTAATCCTGCTATCATTGGCATGATTAGAAAAGTTAATCATTTGGTAGCAGTAGAAAACATTTAA
- the rpsE gene encoding 30S ribosomal protein S5 has product MSTINIKRVKTSEIELKDRLVSIQRVAKVTKGGRTFSFSAIVVVGDENGVVGYGLGKAKEVTEAIAKGIDDAKKNLVKVPIINSTIPHEQIGKFSGGFVFIKPAANGTGVIAGGAMRAVLESAGVHNVLAKSKGSSNPHNVVKATVSALAQLRDAYTVAQHRGINLGKVFNG; this is encoded by the coding sequence ATGTCAACAATAAATATTAAAAGAGTAAAAACAAGCGAGATCGAATTAAAGGATCGCTTGGTTAGCATACAGCGTGTTGCCAAAGTAACTAAAGGCGGCCGTACTTTCAGCTTCTCTGCCATTGTGGTAGTAGGTGATGAGAACGGTGTTGTTGGTTACGGTTTAGGTAAAGCAAAAGAAGTTACTGAGGCAATTGCCAAAGGTATAGATGATGCTAAAAAGAACCTGGTAAAAGTGCCTATCATTAACAGCACTATACCTCACGAGCAAATAGGTAAATTTTCTGGCGGTTTTGTGTTTATCAAACCAGCAGCAAATGGTACTGGTGTAATTGCAGGTGGTGCGATGCGTGCCGTTCTGGAGAGTGCTGGTGTACATAACGTATTGGCAAAATCTAAAGGATCATCAAATCCGCATAACGTGGTTAAAGCAACAGTATCGGCCTTAGCGCAATTGCGTGATGCTTACACAGTAGCTCAGCACCGTGGTATTAATTTAGGTAAAGTATTTAACGGGTAA
- the rplR gene encoding 50S ribosomal protein L18 produces the protein MTGKLSRRDRIKKGIRKRVSGSAERPRLSVYRSNKGIYAQIIDDVAGKTLVSASSLSKDFTATGSKGEQSVAVGKLIAEKAKAAGIEAVVFDRNGYLYHGRVKQLADGAREAGLNF, from the coding sequence AGGTAAATTATCAAGAAGAGACAGAATAAAAAAAGGAATCAGGAAACGTGTTTCAGGTTCTGCAGAACGTCCGCGCTTGTCAGTGTACAGAAGCAACAAAGGCATCTACGCACAAATCATTGACGATGTAGCCGGAAAAACTTTGGTTTCAGCATCATCTTTATCAAAAGATTTTACTGCTACCGGTAGCAAAGGCGAACAATCAGTAGCCGTAGGTAAACTGATTGCCGAGAAAGCTAAAGCTGCTGGTATCGAAGCCGTAGTATTTGATAGAAATGGATACTTGTATCATGGCCGTGTTAAACAACTGGCTGATGGTGCACGTGAAGCTGGTTTAAACTTCTAA